A single window of Bacteroidota bacterium DNA harbors:
- a CDS encoding M48 family metalloprotease — protein sequence MKSLESLIPLSFAEAIGTTLLHSLWQLSALALLLMLVLAILPTGAVKWRYWSATFILGLMFLAPIATFSYCYQPGAETMVSAVPTQFPALDEAKGVLETPSATMEGGNAGIFERITSAVQNNSYLFSGIWMMGVLFFSLRFLGGYWQVSRLRKRNLEEVPEELLQRFSILQEKLGLRRKIGIQLSSAINTPMVIGVLKPLVLLPAGLMSGLTMEQVECILVHELAHVRRWDYLVNLLQSTVEILLFFHPAIWWTSRVVRQERENCCDALVVNLPSNKVQYARALLSLEIMRQQQPALALGSQDGDLASRIRRITGAAAPRSRKFHSRGLLFGLMLLGFAVLVGSQTPTVVKAAFPFLAEDQSDPMTRPEMQVYVQDSPITKIVIKENGDEVSMDFDQKGKVISAIRNGKEVPKEEIATYQSKADEILSGSLRNGPAMPPIPPMPNFGAVPPFPPMPPMPNFGATPNVPPVPPIGDPNSANFDSKQFEIQMEQFGQQMEAWGKAFSKEFEAKDWEKFGEDAGRWAENLAGHVLSGEETEEMKALHKDLERVSTELEKTKDQRRRKELAAEQEKLAERLGELHEGAMEQNMGDFERRMEEWGKQFGEEMEKIIEKEVIQVDKMAKTIEIEMERGAAEAEKGRAIAEKEAVEAEKEAEKARAEGARAERAADIIGNSLLADQLIVSPKSYKIKINNKEFQVNGRQQSHAMHQKYQQLLEQQLGLKLSKDWVVFEKETK from the coding sequence ATGAAATCATTGGAATCGTTGATCCCCTTGTCATTTGCCGAGGCCATCGGAACGACCTTGTTGCATTCGCTGTGGCAATTGTCGGCATTGGCCCTGTTGTTGATGCTCGTCTTGGCCATCCTGCCAACCGGCGCGGTCAAATGGCGGTATTGGAGTGCAACCTTTATACTGGGCCTCATGTTTTTGGCTCCGATCGCAACATTCTCCTATTGCTATCAGCCTGGTGCGGAAACCATGGTATCGGCAGTGCCAACTCAATTTCCTGCTTTGGATGAGGCAAAAGGCGTTTTGGAGACCCCGTCGGCTACGATGGAGGGAGGAAATGCAGGTATATTCGAAAGAATAACTTCCGCTGTCCAAAACAATTCCTACCTCTTTTCAGGAATCTGGATGATGGGCGTACTTTTCTTTAGCCTGAGGTTTCTAGGTGGATATTGGCAAGTAAGCCGTCTGCGCAAACGGAACTTGGAAGAAGTCCCCGAGGAATTGCTTCAGCGATTTTCGATCTTACAGGAAAAGCTCGGCCTTCGCAGGAAAATTGGGATACAACTGAGTTCCGCGATCAATACACCGATGGTGATCGGGGTACTCAAACCCCTCGTGCTGCTGCCTGCAGGCTTGATGTCGGGGCTGACCATGGAACAAGTTGAATGCATACTTGTCCACGAACTCGCCCACGTGCGTCGTTGGGATTATTTGGTCAATCTCCTCCAAAGCACCGTTGAGATTCTTTTGTTTTTCCATCCTGCGATTTGGTGGACGAGCCGCGTGGTGCGTCAGGAACGCGAAAACTGCTGCGATGCGCTTGTCGTCAACCTTCCCAGCAACAAAGTCCAATATGCACGTGCATTGCTCAGTCTCGAAATCATGCGTCAGCAGCAGCCTGCCTTGGCCTTGGGTTCGCAGGATGGGGATTTGGCAAGTCGAATTCGCAGAATCACCGGGGCAGCAGCTCCTCGCAGTCGCAAGTTCCATTCCCGTGGATTGTTGTTTGGGCTGATGTTACTTGGCTTCGCGGTTTTGGTGGGTTCCCAAACACCTACAGTGGTCAAAGCTGCCTTCCCATTCCTTGCCGAAGACCAATCGGATCCCATGACACGCCCCGAAATGCAGGTTTATGTGCAGGATTCGCCGATTACGAAAATCGTGATCAAGGAAAATGGCGATGAAGTCTCGATGGATTTTGACCAAAAAGGCAAAGTCATCTCGGCAATTCGCAACGGCAAAGAAGTTCCAAAGGAGGAAATTGCTACTTATCAGTCCAAGGCAGACGAGATTTTGTCGGGTTCTTTGCGCAACGGGCCTGCCATGCCGCCAATTCCGCCGATGCCCAATTTCGGTGCAGTTCCACCGTTTCCGCCGATGCCACCGATGCCCAACTTTGGCGCAACCCCAAACGTACCGCCTGTTCCGCCAATCGGAGATCCCAATTCGGCGAACTTTGACAGCAAACAATTTGAGATCCAGATGGAGCAATTCGGGCAACAAATGGAAGCTTGGGGCAAGGCTTTTTCCAAGGAATTTGAAGCCAAGGATTGGGAAAAATTCGGCGAAGATGCCGGTCGTTGGGCCGAGAACCTTGCCGGGCATGTTTTGTCGGGAGAGGAAACTGAAGAAATGAAGGCCTTGCACAAGGATTTGGAGCGGGTCAGTACCGAATTGGAAAAGACCAAGGACCAGCGTCGTCGTAAAGAATTGGCTGCTGAGCAGGAAAAATTGGCCGAACGGCTTGGCGAATTGCACGAGGGTGCGATGGAACAGAATATGGGCGATTTTGAACGGCGGATGGAGGAGTGGGGAAAACAATTTGGGGAAGAGATGGAAAAGATCATCGAAAAGGAGGTCATTCAGGTAGATAAAATGGCCAAAACCATTGAAATTGAAATGGAAAGGGGAGCAGCCGAAGCCGAGAAGGGGCGCGCTATTGCAGAAAAGGAGGCCGTTGAGGCTGAAAAAGAAGCGGAAAAAGCACGCGCAGAAGGTGCACGCGCCGAACGCGCGGCAGATATCATCGGCAATTCGCTGCTCGCTGATCAGTTGATTGTCAGTCCAAAATCCTACAAGATCAAAATCAACAACAAGGAATTTCAGGTGAATGGCAGGCAGCAATCGCATGCCATGCATCAAAAATATCAGCAACTACTCGAGCAGCAGCTTGGCCTCAAATTGAGCAAGGATTGGGTGGTTTTCGAAAAGGAAACCAAATAG
- a CDS encoding GIY-YIG nuclease family protein → MKQMFVYITTNSQRTVLYVGVTNDLQRRMAEHYESTISGAGFTGKYKAHHLIYFEEFDNPVDAIAREKQLKGQSRAKKEALIATINPNWTFLEMDL, encoded by the coding sequence ATGAAACAGATGTTCGTTTACATCACCACTAACAGTCAACGCACAGTTCTCTATGTGGGTGTAACCAATGACTTACAGCGCCGAATGGCAGAACACTACGAAAGTACGATTTCTGGAGCTGGGTTCACTGGAAAGTACAAAGCCCATCACTTGATCTATTTTGAAGAATTTGACAATCCTGTCGATGCAATTGCACGTGAAAAACAGCTGAAAGGCCAAAGCCGAGCCAAGAAAGAGGCATTGATCGCAACTATCAACCCGAACTGGACCTTTCTTGAGATGGATCTCTAA
- a CDS encoding toll/interleukin-1 receptor domain-containing protein, with amino-acid sequence MSRKIFISYRRTDTADFTVALYNQLRDYFHEDVIFKDINTIQPGQEFAEVLENALDHCAVVLVVIGPGWAGKESNRLLEEGDWVRQEIAVALQRELRVVPILVNGTKMPAKEQLPPDLHGLTKRQAHPIDNQRFEYDVERLCLAIKDLVPITQGKKATKKGSPWDNAFKAILLLFMVASIGLIVWAWIGAKVDFKEKAFMSLIGGAGMAGGWAAFTRQRWIELRSEQLEKL; translated from the coding sequence ATGTCGCGCAAAATTTTCATCAGCTATCGCCGTACCGATACCGCCGATTTTACGGTGGCATTGTACAATCAGCTGCGTGATTATTTCCATGAAGACGTGATTTTCAAGGACATCAACACCATTCAGCCGGGTCAAGAGTTTGCCGAGGTGCTGGAGAATGCGCTTGATCATTGCGCTGTCGTGCTTGTCGTGATCGGTCCTGGATGGGCAGGAAAGGAAAGCAACCGTTTGCTGGAGGAGGGGGATTGGGTGCGACAAGAAATTGCCGTTGCGCTTCAGCGCGAATTGCGGGTGGTTCCGATTCTGGTCAACGGTACCAAAATGCCTGCAAAGGAACAATTGCCGCCTGACCTTCACGGGCTCACCAAACGCCAAGCCCATCCGATTGACAATCAGCGCTTTGAATATGATGTCGAACGCTTGTGTTTGGCCATCAAGGATTTGGTCCCGATCACGCAAGGCAAAAAAGCAACGAAAAAAGGTTCGCCATGGGACAATGCTTTCAAAGCGATTTTGCTGCTTTTTATGGTGGCAAGTATCGGTTTGATCGTCTGGGCATGGATCGGCGCCAAAGTGGATTTTAAGGAAAAGGCTTTCATGTCCCTCATCGGTGGAGCGGGAATGGCTGGCGGATGGGCAGCTTTTACGCGACAACGTTGGATCGAACTCAGGTCTGAACAACTGGAAAAATTATGA
- a CDS encoding DUF1415 domain-containing protein, with protein sequence MIPENSSDSHVQATREWVEKFVIGLNLCPFAAPVAAQGRIRYALSEARDIDVLYQDLLRELDHLIQVDPETVETTILVHPWVLNDFEEYLDFLEIVEEAIEEAELDGILQVASFHPEYQFEGPPADDPSHRTNRSPYPMLHILREASLTIALDNYPDPEMIPERNIAKMREMFGNGIENG encoded by the coding sequence ATGATTCCAGAAAACTCCTCCGATAGCCACGTCCAAGCCACCCGCGAATGGGTGGAAAAATTCGTGATCGGTCTGAACCTTTGTCCGTTTGCAGCGCCCGTGGCTGCGCAGGGACGCATCCGCTATGCACTGTCGGAAGCGCGCGACATCGATGTTTTGTACCAAGACCTGCTCCGCGAATTGGATCACCTCATTCAAGTCGATCCGGAAACGGTGGAGACGACCATTTTGGTGCATCCTTGGGTGCTCAACGACTTTGAAGAATACTTGGACTTCCTGGAAATCGTGGAAGAGGCCATCGAGGAGGCCGAATTGGATGGCATTTTACAGGTCGCGAGTTTTCATCCAGAATACCAATTCGAAGGCCCACCCGCAGACGATCCGAGCCATCGCACCAACCGCTCGCCTTATCCGATGCTGCACATCCTCCGGGAAGCCAGCCTCACGATTGCCTTGGACAATTATCCTGATCCTGAGATGATTCCGGAGCGCAACATCGCCAAAATGCGGGAAATGTTTGGGAATGGAATTGAGAATGGATAA